In a single window of the Sorangium aterium genome:
- a CDS encoding DNA-formamidopyrimidine glycosylase family protein, whose amino-acid sequence MPERPDLEYVVPILARELAGATVSAARAENAVVLHVLLAERLDALLPGAEIRRVARRAHAVVFELEGARALDLVISPMLAGRFSITRPGETRIPTDLAFSLTLGDGRELRVRDDVQMSKVHVLARGDFDKIPGLQRVGLDVLDPRVFTQEAFRAAARGRRDLAKDFLMDGTALDSMGDSYADEVLFEARIHPKATVQSLSEEETDRLHTAIAHVLGDATRTIARRAPALDERLRDFLKVRGRPGQPCPRCGDKLRRASVHGHDAIYCPACQPEARRTAAGDPRRARREPG is encoded by the coding sequence GTGCCCGAGCGCCCGGACCTGGAGTACGTCGTCCCGATCCTCGCGCGCGAGCTCGCCGGCGCGACCGTGTCGGCGGCGCGGGCCGAGAACGCGGTGGTGCTGCACGTCCTGCTCGCGGAGCGCCTCGACGCGCTCTTGCCGGGCGCGGAGATCCGGCGCGTGGCGCGGCGGGCGCACGCCGTGGTCTTCGAGCTCGAAGGGGCGCGCGCGCTCGATCTCGTGATCTCCCCGATGCTGGCAGGGCGGTTCTCGATCACGCGCCCAGGAGAGACGCGGATCCCGACCGATCTCGCGTTCTCGCTGACCCTCGGGGACGGCCGCGAGCTCAGGGTCCGAGACGACGTGCAGATGAGCAAGGTCCACGTGCTCGCGCGGGGCGATTTCGACAAGATCCCCGGGCTCCAGCGCGTCGGCCTCGACGTCCTCGATCCTCGTGTGTTCACGCAGGAGGCGTTCCGCGCCGCCGCGCGCGGGCGGCGCGACCTCGCCAAGGACTTCTTGATGGACGGGACGGCGCTCGACTCCATGGGAGACTCGTACGCCGACGAGGTGCTCTTCGAGGCAAGGATCCACCCGAAGGCGACCGTCCAGAGCCTCTCCGAGGAGGAGACCGACCGCCTGCACACGGCGATCGCTCATGTCCTCGGCGACGCGACCCGGACGATCGCTCGGCGCGCGCCGGCGCTGGACGAGAGGCTGCGCGACTTCCTCAAGGTCCGCGGGCGTCCGGGCCAGCCGTGCCCGCGCTGCGGCGACAAGCTCCGTCGCGCGAGCGTCCACGGGCACGACGCGATCTACTGTCCGGCCTGCCAGCCCGAGGCGCGGAGGACCGCAGCGGGCGATCCGCGCCGCGCCAGGCGGGAGCCGGGCTGA
- a CDS encoding LamG domain-containing protein: MRSLEYVPGRAGQALSLTMGSKLYFHHDAAWTASAMTIDVWINPASLPEKRRYTVIDSGGKPSLFLMPGGQIRCTMGVERNVAYPIVPGQWTHIACLSDGQTQSLYVNGVEVDRSPSGPVIASGEQPVHIGSDEPSGEDEFNGLLDSLRIFGRTLTPKEICAAAGGGC; the protein is encoded by the coding sequence GTGCGCAGCCTGGAGTACGTGCCTGGCCGGGCCGGCCAGGCGCTCTCGTTGACGATGGGGAGCAAACTCTACTTCCACCACGACGCCGCGTGGACCGCGTCCGCGATGACCATCGATGTCTGGATCAACCCCGCCTCGCTGCCGGAGAAGCGGCGATACACCGTGATCGACAGCGGCGGGAAGCCTTCGCTCTTCCTGATGCCGGGCGGACAGATCCGCTGCACCATGGGCGTCGAGCGGAACGTGGCTTACCCCATCGTTCCCGGGCAGTGGACGCACATCGCCTGTCTCTCCGATGGCCAGACGCAGAGCCTCTACGTGAACGGCGTCGAGGTCGACAGGAGCCCCTCTGGCCCGGTGATCGCCTCCGGCGAACAGCCCGTCCACATCGGCTCGGACGAGCCGTCGGGGGAAGACGAGTTCAACGGGCTGCTCGACAGCCTCCGCATCTTCGGCCGGACGCTCACGCCCAAGGAGATCTGCGCGGCTGCCGGCGGCGGCTGCTGA